One Tamlana carrageenivorans genomic region harbors:
- the sufD gene encoding Fe-S cluster assembly protein SufD, whose amino-acid sequence MDLKDKLVSSFLAFENKVDVDTFVHNVRSEAIKIFEEKGFPTKKEEAWKYTSLNKLLKEDYSVFPKQENALDYKDVKKYFIHEIDTYHVVFIDGKYSSHLSNTTHDGIDVCLMSSALTNPKYRLIIENHFNKAATTDSLPSLNTAFSQEGVYVHIPKNKIADKPIQFINFSTGNESATLLQPRNLIVAEENAHVQIIERHQSLTENPVLTNSVTEIFTKKRAIVDYYKIQNDGENASLIDNTFIKQQRESIASVHTFSFGGKLIRNNLNFFQEGERIDSILKGVTILSDKQHVDHNTLVHHIEPNCESHQDYKGIFGDSSTGVFNGKIIVEKEAQKTNAFQANNNILVSDKASINTKPQLEIFADDVKCSHGCTIGQLDESAMFYMQSRGIPKKEAKALLMYAFSNNVLSSVKIPEIKQRINKIIANKLGVSIGFDL is encoded by the coding sequence ATGGATTTAAAAGACAAATTAGTATCATCATTTTTAGCATTTGAAAACAAGGTCGATGTAGACACTTTCGTTCATAATGTGAGATCTGAAGCTATAAAAATATTTGAAGAAAAAGGCTTTCCTACGAAAAAGGAAGAAGCTTGGAAATATACCTCTTTAAATAAATTATTAAAAGAAGATTATAGTGTTTTCCCTAAGCAAGAAAATGCGTTGGATTATAAAGATGTTAAAAAATATTTCATCCACGAAATCGACACATATCATGTGGTTTTCATCGATGGAAAATATTCTTCACATTTATCGAACACCACACATGATGGTATCGATGTGTGCTTAATGTCTTCTGCTTTAACAAATCCTAAATACCGTTTAATTATTGAAAACCATTTCAATAAAGCGGCCACTACCGATAGTTTACCATCGTTAAACACGGCATTTTCACAAGAAGGTGTTTATGTACACATTCCTAAAAATAAAATTGCCGATAAACCGATTCAGTTTATCAATTTTTCAACAGGAAACGAATCGGCAACCTTACTTCAACCTCGTAACTTAATTGTTGCTGAAGAGAATGCGCATGTTCAAATTATCGAGCGTCACCAAAGTTTAACAGAAAACCCTGTTTTAACTAATAGTGTAACCGAAATTTTCACCAAAAAACGTGCTATTGTCGATTATTACAAAATTCAAAATGATGGCGAAAATGCCTCATTAATTGATAATACCTTCATTAAGCAACAACGTGAAAGTATTGCTTCGGTACATACATTCTCATTTGGCGGAAAATTAATTAGAAATAATCTTAATTTCTTCCAAGAAGGAGAACGTATCGATTCTATATTAAAAGGCGTAACTATTCTTAGCGACAAACAACATGTCGATCACAATACTTTGGTACACCATATCGAACCTAATTGTGAGAGTCATCAAGATTACAAAGGTATTTTTGGTGATAGCTCTACAGGGGTTTTCAACGGAAAAATTATTGTAGAAAAAGAAGCCCAAAAAACCAACGCTTTCCAAGCGAACAACAATATTTTAGTAAGCGATAAAGCATCTATAAACACCAAACCACAATTGGAGATTTTTGCCGACGACGTAAAATGTTCTCACGGTTGTACCATTGGTCAGTTAGACGAAAGTGCCATGTTTTACATGCAATCGCGTGGTATTCCTAAAAAAGAAGCTAAGGCACTTTTAATGTATGCCTTTAGTAATAACGTGTTAAGTTCGGTTAAAATCCCTGAAATTAAACAACGTATCAATAAAATTATAGCTAACAAATTAGGGGTTAGCATCGGTTTCGACCTTTAA